GACTGGCCTATGCGGTCCGTCCACGAGTCACTAATGTATATACTCGGCCCTATTTTATTCCGGCTCTTACATTAAAATTTATTGGTGCTATTTCAGTAGGACTCATTTACACGTTTTATTACAGCGGTGGTGATACCATTAATTATTATAACCATGCCAGCTTGGTTTATCAAGCTTTCGGCGATTCTTTCCCTATAGGCTGGAAATTGCTTACTACTAATGGCTACCCGGACCCGGCTATTTCGAAATATACGAGTCAGATGTTTTGGTTTGGCCACGATTCCAATGAGTATTTTATTGTACGGGTCGCGGGTGTTTGTGCTTTACTAGATTTTGATACTTACACCGTAACAGCTTTGATTTTTGCGCTGCTTAGCTTCAGTGGCATTTGGGCAATGTACATGACATTTGCAAAAATTCGCCCCGCCATATACAAGCAGTTAGGTATCGCCGTTTTTTTCATTCCCTCCGTCTTCTTCTGGGGTTCGGGTTTAATGAAAGACTCTCTCTGCCTAGGTGCCCTAGGCTGGGTCTTTTATGCTTTTTATAGGGGAGCTATAGAGAAGCGGAATATACTACGTGCCCTTCTCATTGGAGGCTTAGCTGCGGTTCCGCTGGTGGCCACTAAAATTTATATCCTCCTGGCGTTCCTACCCCCCGCACTATTGTGGGTATTCAATGAGAATAGCGCCCGCATCCGCAACCCGACGCTGCGCATAGCTGCTCGCCCACTCCTGTTAGGTATTGGCGGAGTCTTGGGTTTCTTTGCCGCTACTCACCTCACGGCTGGCGATGCGCGCTTTGATGTTGATAAAATTGGGGCACGCAGCAAGATTACAGCTGATTACCTCTATGAGGTCAGTCAAAAGCAGGAAGGGTCCGGCTACAAACTCGGCGAGTTGGACGGTAGTATCGGCAGCATCATCAAGCTTGGCCCCCAGGCAATAGTGGTGACTTTATTTCGCCCGTTCATTTGGGAAGCTCGCAACCCAGTTATGCTTCTTTCCGCGCTCGAGGCCGCTTATTTTTTGTTTTTTACACTGCGTATCTTTTACCGAAACGGTTTCTTTCGCACGCTTCGCTTAATTGCTTCCACTCCTATTCTCACGCTTTGCTTCGTATTTGTCCTCGTTTTTGCCGTGGCAGTAGGTACGTCAACGTCGAATTTTGGCACGCTGGTACGCTATAAGATTCCACTTATTCCCTTCTACATGTGCGGCTTGCTCATTACCGAGAGTATGAGCCAGCCGCAACGAAAGCAGGCTGCGGTCAAGGCACTACGCCCAGCGTGGCGGTAGCGGTTATTTAATACCGTTGCGGCGGCGATTAGTCAGATACTCGCGTAGGGTTGGGTGCGACCACAGGCGTGAAGTACCTTCCGGGGCGGGTTGTAGCTGCACTTTATTAGTCAGGGCGGCTCGTATGGCTCTCTTCAGCAGGGGTAGGCCGGCAATGAGTTGGAGCAAGGGGTAGGTAGCGAATGTGTCTTCCTCGCTCGGCTGAATAAGGGCTTGTGCAATAATACCGCCCGTATCAATGCCCGCATCTACCAAGTGCACGGATACCCCACAGTGAGCGGCATCATGGTTAGCCAGCGCCCAGTAGCCACCGTGCACCCCGCGGTAGAGAGGCGTAATACCCGCGTGCGTATTAATAAAAGGGCAGGATACACTGGTAAGCACCCGCTTGGCAATGATACGGGTACCATTTACCACCACTACATCCGGATTCAGCGCTTGCAGCGCTGCTATACATTCCGAGGAATTCACCGAGGCTACTTGAATGGTGCGGTCGGCGGGCAAGGGCTGGTCGCTAAGACAATGCGCGTTCTTGAGCGCCCGTAGCCGCGGCTGAGCGGCCCGCCCAAGTGGAATAGCTATCATTAACTTAAAGGCTATCTGGCCTAGCACGGTGCTCCACCCAAGCTTCTGGGCCCGCCGCCTCAGGAGCTGCTGCTGACTTACCGGCGCTTCAACAATAATGCGATGCACGCCAAATTCGGCATCTAGGGCATGAAATAGTATATCGGTTGATTCGCCATTACCAGCTAACAGCACAATTTTCTTACCGGCAAACTCAGGGTCAGTACTCATATAGTTTAGGCGCTAGCTAGTAATTGGAGATAGGCTGCTACTTCACTCATACTTTGACTCACCATGCCGTAGCGGGCCTGTAAGTACCAAAAATGTTCGGCAATACGTTGCAATACAAGCATATTTTGAGTCAGGTTCGCCCCAAAATTGTGCGGATGCCACCACAAATGAAATACTTCCTTATGGCGGGCCGCGTGTTCCATGCCATTCAGAATTCGGCGCAGGCGCAAGCCTTCCAACAACTGAAGCCGCCCAGACCAAGGCCGCAAAAAACGACTAGCGGGAATATTGAATGGCTGCTGCTGAGCAAGTTGGGTGAGTGAGTAAGTATTAGAGCCCGAAACGTTTAAATAGGCATCTAGCAGCCGGGCACCGCGCTGCCAGCGCGTTTGGGCCGCTTCGCTCTGCTTCTGATACATCCAGGCAGCTTCATTGCCCCGATAGCACGTGATGCCTAACTCGCGGCAAATAGCTAGATAGGAGGTATTGTACTGGTTGCGCGGAAACACTAGGCTCTGAAGGTGGTACCCCTGCCGCTGGGCCACGGCCACGGCCGCCGCCAGGTCGGCCCGAAAATCGTCGGCGTTCTGACCTGGCTCCAAGCAGTAGTAGTGCGAAAAGGTATGGGTAGCAACTTCCTGCCCCGGTACTCGCCTGATTTGCTCAAGCAGACTATGGCCGTAGTAATACGGGTCGGCGGCCTCATCGGGGCCAAGTTCGGGCAGGGCTACGTAGTTAGATAGATTAGCATCCGCATAAGCGGGCTGCTGGCTGGGCAGGCCTACTAGCAGGTCAGTTCGATTACCAAAGAAAAGTAGTCCCACCGTAGCCCAGGTTGCATGTAGGTTGAATTTCTCGAATAGCGCCAGCATGGCCGGAATGGCTCGCCGGGCTCCTAGAATATTGGCGCCGTAGCCAGCTTTGGTTTGCAGGTCGCGCACTCCCCAAAACAATTCAAAATCCAGAGAGATTACGAACGAGCCGGGCGGGTTAGAACTAGGGTTTGACATTAAGAATGCAACGTTGGCTAGCCACCGAATAAGGCGAGAAAGTTGGGAGTATTGGCTTCTACTGAGTAACGCTCCACGATGGTACGGCGGGCGGCCGCGCCCAATTCAGCCCGCAAACCTGGTTGCGCCAGCAGCCGTTGCAGGGCAGTATACCACTGGTCGGGCGTTGCGCATACGAAACCGTTCCGGCCATCAGCTACTACCTCCGTGTTCATGCCAACCGGCGACACCAGTGCCGGGATACCCAACGCCATGTACTGGAGCGCCTTAAATGCGCACTTGCCGCGCGCCCAAGGGTCGTCCACAAGTGGCATCAGCCCCACGTGAAAAGTTAGCAGGTCGGCAATTTCCGTATCTCTGCGCCAAGGCCGGAAACGAAAGCCCCGTAGCCCTGGGTCATCGGGCGGCTGGTTGGCAATCACGCAAAACTCAAAGTCATGCCCTTCCGCTTCGAGCCGGCGCAGCACGGGCCATATTAGGTCGAGGTGCCGCAGGGTGGTATGCGTACCGGTCCAGCCGATAACGAGGGGGCCAGGCTGTAGCTGGTAACGTACCTGGTTGTGCAGCCGGTTGGTATCGAGGGTAGTGGGGTTTATACTAGCAGACGGGTTGAATTGCCGGGCGAAGTCCCGCAGGTAAGCATTACCACAACTGTTCTTCCAGGCCCAGCGGCAGAGACTGCTTACCTTTTGCTGCCATTTCAGCCGGCCAATAAATCCTGCCTCCCCCGCGGGGTCCTTTAACCAGATAGCATCATCAAAATCGTAGATAATGCGTTTGCGCAGCACCTTGGCAATAATCCATTCCAGTATGGGCGGCCCAATGGGCGCTGCCTCGCGGTGAATAAACACTACGTCGTAGCCCGGCACGGCAAATAGCAGACCCAACCGCCGCATAAATCCCAGTAGAATACCTACTACCTTTTCCCCAGTGTGCCCCGGCTTGTAGAGAATGGCCCAGGTAGCCGGTGATAAGAAGGACTCTTGGCGATACGTGTGCCCCTCCGCCGCTAGCGCCGGCAGGTACTGCTCAAACCGAAACCGCTGCGATGGAGCTTGCCCAGGGGGGTAGGGAGCGAGAAAGAGAATGCTGCTCATAATCAGGTTAGAGCCTGGAACTAGCAGGCAACAAAGCAGTATAGGCCTCACGGGCGCGCTCCACTGAGCGGTATCGCACGGCTAGCCGTTGGATAATAACCCGGTGTAGGGGGTTAGTTAACTGCTCCTGGATACTAGCTAGCGCCGCGCTCACACTGTCTGGCCGGGCGAGGTTAAACACGGCCCCACCACCCTCGGCCGTTATAATGCCCGAGTCGTCACCTACGCCTTCGGTCAGCAGCACGGGTAAGCCGCTGGCCCAGTACTCACCTATTTTAATAGGCGACACATAAGGCGTAGGCCGATGTAGGCCAAAGGCAAAATCGGCCGCCGATAGATAGGCCGGTACTTCGGCAAAGGGCACTTTGGTAATGGTGACGCGGACAGAGTCTAGGTCGACAGCGGCTAGCCGGGCACGCACCTCAGCCGGGGCTTGGGGCGTGAGCAGCAATAGCCGAAAATTCGGCCCAAAAAATTCGGCTACCTCTTTAAACAGCCCGTAGGCTTCCTCATCGTAGTAGATACCCCCAAACTTCCCGACGTAGACCCCACCTACCGTGTCGGCTGTCCAGGCTAACTGCTGCCGCACCTTGGTGCGGGCTATGGGGTCATAGGCAAAATCGGTGAGACTAACCGAGCACGGCACCGTGACGACGCGCTCAGCCGGCACGCCCTCGCGCAATAATTGGCGACGGTAGCTCTCGGCCACTGGCATTAAACCAGCTGCCCGCTTCTTCTGTTGATTTTCCCAATATTGCTGAAAAATATAGCGTGGGTCATACCACCGCCACACGCCTGCTTTTCGCATATATTCGGCGTGCGGCTCGAACGACTCCACATAAAAGGGCAATCCTGTGCGCCGCTGAACCAGGTAAGCAAGTGCCCCCGCTGGTGCACCCCGCGCCAAAATAATATCGGCACCAAACTGCCGCGCCTGTTCGGCCAGCTCACGCGGGAAGCGCCGGAAATCATTAGTTTTTGTCACCAATACCCTTTGTCCAGGCGGCGATAGCAGCGGCTCAAAACTTATTTTATTATTGGCGAAAGGTAGCGTTAGCAGGGGCGGACATAAGGCCGCTTGGCCGCGCTCCACCGTCACCAACCGGATGGCGGCCACATCGGGGCGTGCTTGCAACACATGCAAGTGGGGCAGCACGGTGGCCGTAGTGAGGGGGTCCTCGAAGCCCCAGTAGCTCAAAAATAGAATACGCATGGGTAGCAGTTAGGCAGGGGCTAGCGGCCCAGCAGGCGCTTAGCCCACTGCACTACGCCGGGTGGTGTGGCGCAACGCAGTAGTAGTGCCGCCCCGGCCTGGCCCGGCAGCCCCGGCATGGCCCGCCAAGCAAAGCGTAAGGCCTGGGCCTGATAACCATCAATATGGGCGTGAATGGCACAAAGGTAGTGGAGCCGCCCCAGCAGCACCTGGCGCTGGGCAGCCGTGAGGGTCAGGTGCTGCTGCATCCAGCCTACCGCCAGTTCCAGCCGCCGAATGAAGCCCTGATTATCTGCGCGCATCGAGCGCTGGTCGTGGTCGTTCATTGTCAGTGTCAGGGCATCCACGAGTTGCACCGCGTCACCATGCTGGGTATTTTCGAGCATAAACATCCAATCCTCGATGGCTGCGTAGCGTCGGTCCTCCTCAAAACGGCGTAGGTCGGGGTTTTCACGCCGCACGCACACGTTGCAAGCCAGCGCATTACCCTGCAAAAAGGTATCAAAACCCAATGGCCCGGTCGGTAGGAAAGCAAGGTCGCTGGGCCGTCGCCTCCCCGCGCGGTCAAAGTCGTATTTAGTAGCAATAAAGTTCGGCCAAGTGGGACTGGCTTCGATAGCTGCGTGCAGCGTAGCTAAGTGCTCGGGGTGAAACAGGTCGTCGGAGTCCAAAAAAACGGCGTATTCACCCTGAGCGTGGTCAAGGCCGTAGTTGCGGGCCGCGCCGCGCTCGGCGTTTTGTTTAAGCAGATAGTGAAAGCGGAGGTCGGCCAGAAAAGGCTGCACTATTTCGGCCGTGTGGTCACGGCTGCCATCATCTACCACCAGCACCTCGAAGGTTGCGAACTCCTGCTGGCGTACAGATTCCAGCGTCTTACCAATAAGGTCGGCCCGGTTATAAGTGGGAATAATAACACTGAAAAAAGG
The genomic region above belongs to Hymenobacter psoromatis and contains:
- a CDS encoding formyl transferase, which encodes MSTDPEFAGKKIVLLAGNGESTDILFHALDAEFGVHRIIVEAPVSQQQLLRRRAQKLGWSTVLGQIAFKLMIAIPLGRAAQPRLRALKNAHCLSDQPLPADRTIQVASVNSSECIAALQALNPDVVVVNGTRIIAKRVLTSVSCPFINTHAGITPLYRGVHGGYWALANHDAAHCGVSVHLVDAGIDTGGIIAQALIQPSEEDTFATYPLLQLIAGLPLLKRAIRAALTNKVQLQPAPEGTSRLWSHPTLREYLTNRRRNGIK
- a CDS encoding polysaccharide deacetylase family protein is translated as MSNPSSNPPGSFVISLDFELFWGVRDLQTKAGYGANILGARRAIPAMLALFEKFNLHATWATVGLLFFGNRTDLLVGLPSQQPAYADANLSNYVALPELGPDEAADPYYYGHSLLEQIRRVPGQEVATHTFSHYYCLEPGQNADDFRADLAAAVAVAQRQGYHLQSLVFPRNQYNTSYLAICRELGITCYRGNEAAWMYQKQSEAAQTRWQRGARLLDAYLNVSGSNTYSLTQLAQQQPFNIPASRFLRPWSGRLQLLEGLRLRRILNGMEHAARHKEVFHLWWHPHNFGANLTQNMLVLQRIAEHFWYLQARYGMVSQSMSEVAAYLQLLASA
- a CDS encoding glycosyltransferase family 4 protein, with translation MSSILFLAPYPPGQAPSQRFRFEQYLPALAAEGHTYRQESFLSPATWAILYKPGHTGEKVVGILLGFMRRLGLLFAVPGYDVVFIHREAAPIGPPILEWIIAKVLRKRIIYDFDDAIWLKDPAGEAGFIGRLKWQQKVSSLCRWAWKNSCGNAYLRDFARQFNPSASINPTTLDTNRLHNQVRYQLQPGPLVIGWTGTHTTLRHLDLIWPVLRRLEAEGHDFEFCVIANQPPDDPGLRGFRFRPWRRDTEIADLLTFHVGLMPLVDDPWARGKCAFKALQYMALGIPALVSPVGMNTEVVADGRNGFVCATPDQWYTALQRLLAQPGLRAELGAAARRTIVERYSVEANTPNFLALFGG
- a CDS encoding glycosyltransferase, which produces MRILFLSYWGFEDPLTTATVLPHLHVLQARPDVAAIRLVTVERGQAALCPPLLTLPFANNKISFEPLLSPPGQRVLVTKTNDFRRFPRELAEQARQFGADIILARGAPAGALAYLVQRRTGLPFYVESFEPHAEYMRKAGVWRWYDPRYIFQQYWENQQKKRAAGLMPVAESYRRQLLREGVPAERVVTVPCSVSLTDFAYDPIARTKVRQQLAWTADTVGGVYVGKFGGIYYDEEAYGLFKEVAEFFGPNFRLLLLTPQAPAEVRARLAAVDLDSVRVTITKVPFAEVPAYLSAADFAFGLHRPTPYVSPIKIGEYWASGLPVLLTEGVGDDSGIITAEGGGAVFNLARPDSVSAALASIQEQLTNPLHRVIIQRLAVRYRSVERAREAYTALLPASSRL
- a CDS encoding glycosyltransferase family 2 protein; its protein translation is MRSVKPFFSVIIPTYNRADLIGKTLESVRQQEFATFEVLVVDDGSRDHTAEIVQPFLADLRFHYLLKQNAERGAARNYGLDHAQGEYAVFLDSDDLFHPEHLATLHAAIEASPTWPNFIATKYDFDRAGRRRPSDLAFLPTGPLGFDTFLQGNALACNVCVRRENPDLRRFEEDRRYAAIEDWMFMLENTQHGDAVQLVDALTLTMNDHDQRSMRADNQGFIRRLELAVGWMQQHLTLTAAQRQVLLGRLHYLCAIHAHIDGYQAQALRFAWRAMPGLPGQAGAALLLRCATPPGVVQWAKRLLGR